Proteins encoded in a region of the Lepidochelys kempii isolate rLepKem1 chromosome 24, rLepKem1.hap2, whole genome shotgun sequence genome:
- the THBS3 gene encoding thrombospondin-3 isoform X2 — MVRVQRRFQVLDLLTVTEARHMASVADKIRTQLLAVNDIYLLSTFRLPPKQGGLLFGLYSKKDNTRWLEASVIGKINKVLMRYMREDGKLHSVNLQHASVADGRSHAVIVRLSGLRGDTLSMELYVDCKQVDSSMGLPELMILPQAEVEAVEVRTGQKAYQRMQGFVESMKLILGGSMSRVGALSECPFQGDESIQNAVTGVLNSILGEQAKALVTQLTLFNRILGQLREDIHDQVKEMSLIRNTIMECQVCGFHEHRSRCSPNPCFSSVDCMETYEYPGYRCGPCPPGFEGNGTHCADINECGYADPCFPGSKCINTVPGFRCEPCPHGYKGNLISGVGADYAKASKQVCTDIDECNDGNNGGCDPNSICTNTVGSYRCGPCKTGFLGNQTLGCVPQKSCSSPTHNPCDINGYCMFERNGDVSCACNVGWAGNGNVCGRDTDIDGYPDEPLPCIDNDKHCQQDNCRLTPNSGQEDADNDGVGDQCDDDADGDGIKNVEDNCRLFPNKDQQNSDTDSFGDACDNCPNVPNNDQRDTDSNGEGDACDNDIDGDGIPNVLDNCPKVPNPLQTDRDEDGVGDACDSCPEMSNPTQTDVDSDLVGDVCDTNEDSDGDGHQDTKDNCAEIPNSSQLDSDNDGLGDECDNDDDNDGIPDYMAPGPDNCRLIPNPNQKDSDGNGVGDVCEEDFDNDTVVDQLDVCPESAEVTLTDFRAYQTVILDPEGDAQIDPNWVVLNQGMEIVQTMNSDPGLAVGYTAFNGVDFEGTFHVNTITDDDYAGFIFSYQDSASFYVVMWKQTEQTYWQATPFRAVAEPGLQLKAVKSKNGPGEHLRNALWHTGHTPDQVRLLWKDPRNVGWKDKTSYRWQLTHRPQVGYIRVRLYEGPRLVADSGVIIDTTMRGGRLGVFCFSQENIIWSNLQYRCNDTIPGDFEPFRRFLLEGRE; from the exons ATGGTCAGAGTTCAGAGGCGCTTTCAGG TCCTGGACCTGCTGACGGTGACCGAGGCCCGGCATATGGCCAGTGTGGCAGACAAGATCAGGACACAGCTACTGGCAGTCAATGACATTTACCTCCTCTCCACCTTCCGCCTGCCCCCCAAGCAGGGCGGGCTGCTCTTCGGCCTGTACTCCAAAAAGGACAACACCAGGTGGCTGGAGGCCTCTGTCATTGGGAAAATCAACAAAG TGCTCATGCGCTACATGCGGGAAGATGGCAAGCTGCACTCCGTCAACCTGCAGCACGCCAGCGTGGCAGACGGGCGGAGCCACGCGGTGATCGTGCGGCTGAGCGGCCTGCGTGGGGACACCCTGTCCATGGAGCTTTACGTGGACTGCAAGCAGGTGGACTCCAGcatggggctgcctgagctgaTGATCCTGCCCCAGGCCGAGGTGGAGGCAGTCGAGGTGCGCACAGGGCAGAAGGCCTATCAGAGGATGCAG GGGTTTGTGGAGTCAATGAAGCTGATTCTAGGAGGGTCCATGAGCCGAGTTGGGGCCCTGAGTGAATGTCCCTTCCAAGGGGATGAATCCATCCAGAATGCAG TGACCGGGGTGCTAAACTCCATCCTGG GTGAGCAGGCCAAGGCCCTGGTGACTCAGCTGACCCTCTTCAACCGGATCCTGGGGCAGCTGCGAGAGGACATCCATGACCAG GTGAAGGAGATGTCTCTGATCCGAAACACCATCATGGAATGCCAGGTCTGCG GGTTCCATGAGCACCGCTCTCGCTGCAGTCCCAACCCCTGCTTCAGCAGCGTCGACTGTATGGAGACGTACGAGTACCCCGGGTACCGCTGCGGGCCCTGCCCGCCCGGCTTTGAGGGCAATGGCACCCACTGTGCCGACATCAACGAG TGCGGTTATGCAGACCCCTGCTTCCCGGGCTCCAAGTGCATTAACACTGTGCCTGGCTTCCGCTGCGAGCCCTGCCCACACGGGTACAAGGGGAACCTCATCTCTGGCGTGGGCGCAGACTATGCCAAGGCCAGCAAGCAG gttTGTACAGATATTGATGAATGTAACGATGGGAACAATGGTGGCTGCGACCCGAACTCCATCTGCACCAACACAGTG GGCTCCTACAGGTGTGGGCCGTGTAAGACTGGGTTCCTGGGGAACCAGACGCTGGGCTGCGTCCCACAGAAATCCTGCAGCAGCCCCACCCACAACCCCTGTGATATCAACGGCTACTGCATGTTCGAGCGGAACGGCGACGTCTCCTGTGCG tGCAACGTGGGCTGGGCCGGGAACGGGAATGTGTGTGGGCGGGACACGGACATCGATGGCTACCCAGACGAGCCGCTGCCCTGCATCGACAATGACAAGCACTGCCAGCAG GATAACTGCCGGCTCACGCCGAACTCCGGGCAGGAGGACGCTGACAATGACGGTGTCGGGGACCAGTGTGACGACGACGCGGACGGGGACGGCATCAAGAATGTGGAG gacAACTGccgactcttccccaacaaagaCCAGCAGAACTCAGACACGGACTCCTTCGGGGATGCCTGTGACAACTGCCCCAATGTACCCAACAACGACCAGCGGGACACGGACAGCAATGGTGAGGGGGATGCCTGCGACAATGACATCGATGGGGATG GGATCCCCAATGTTCTCGATAACTGCCCCAAGGTGCCCAACCCGCTGCAGACGGACCGGGATGAGGACGGGGTTGGGGATGCCTGTGACAGCTGCCCTGAAATGAGCAACCCCACTCAG ACAGATGTGGACAGCGACCTGGTGGGAGACGTCTGTGACACCAATGAGGACAG TGATGGGGATGGGCACCAGGACACCAAGGACAACTGCGCCGAGATCCCGAACAGCTCCCAGCTGGACTCGGACAATGACGGGCTGGGGGACGAGTGTGACAACGATGATGACAATGACGGCATCCCCGATTACATGGCGCCCGGCCCCGACAACTGCcgcctcatccccaaccccaacCAGAAGGACTCGGACG GGAACGGTGTGGGCGATGTCTGTGAGGAGGATTTTGACAACGACACTGTGGTGGACCAGCTGGACGTGTGTCCGGAGAGCGCTGAGGTGACGCTGACCGACTTCCGGGCCTACCAGACCGTCATCCTCGACCCTGAAGGGGATGCCCAGATCGACCCCAACTGGGTTGTTCTCAATCAG GGCATGGAGATTGTGCAGACCATGAACAGTGACCCAGGCCTGGCAGTAG GCTACACGGCCTTCAATGGGGTGGACTTCGAGGGCACCTTTCATGTTAACACCATCACGGACGACGACTACGCCGGCTTCATCTTCAGCTACCAGGACAGCGCCAGTTTCTACGTGGTGATGTGGAAGCAGACAGAGCAGACGTACTGGCAGGCGACGCCCTTCCGGGCAGTGGCCGAGCCAGGTCTACAGCTCAAG GCCGTGAAGTCCAAGAACGGCCCCGGGGAGCACCTGCGCAATGCCCTGTGGCACACGGGCCACACCCCAGACCAGGTCCGGCTCCTCTGGAAAGACCCCCGCAATGTGGGCTGGAAAGACAAGACCTCCTATCGATGGCAACTCACACACAGGCCCCAGGTGGGCTACATCAG GGTACGGCTCTATGAGGGACCCCGTCTGGTGGCCGACTCTGGGGTGATCATTGACACCACCATGCGGGGCGGGCGGCTGGGTGTCTTCTGCTTTTCCCAAGAGAACATTATTTGGTCCAATCTGCAGTATCGGTGCAATG ACACGATCCCAGGAGACTTTGAGCCTTTCCGCCGATTCCTGCTGGAGGGCCGTGAGTGA